The following are encoded in a window of Impatiens glandulifera chromosome 5, dImpGla2.1, whole genome shotgun sequence genomic DNA:
- the LOC124939493 gene encoding probable serine/threonine-protein kinase PBL26, translating to MPPRRPPRRNNPSTRRPPRRNNEDGESTSLEKKIEKSLKGLIKLTEEEFQICKAEGILLGEGNFGKVYQVEYQYEDYAMKVYQDRDKPQWEVERNILSMIQHKNVVKIYGYSEGKEENSLLIELLASNVHEKLGEIYTQPWTTCVQMFKEIAQGIKGINDAGFVIGDLKFQNMMFNMRDEVKIIDLGGANTIGEKITILTEGYCPPEFRNGVAHHNSDVYSLGVLILQVIMKKTEEDIGTTPVKATFDKNQHITRDAKNKGGKSNEGGKSLVDKEWTAQGCSKTSAKKISSLAMKCTEFSENRRATIDETDAKKISSLAMKCTKFFGNSRPTIDEAGSRKEGIASEK from the exons atGCCACCTAGAAGGCCACCTAGAAGGAACAATCCATCAACTAGAAGGCCACCTAGAAGGaacaatgaagatggtgaatcAACCTCTCTagagaaaaaaattgagaaaagtTTAAAGGGACTAATAAAGCTAACAGAGGAAGAGTTTCAAATCTGCAAAGCTGAGGGCATATTACTTGGTGAAGGAAATTTTGGAAAGGTATATCAGGTGGAATATCAGTATGAGGATTACGCAATGAAGGTATACCAGGATAGAGATAAACCACAATGGGAG GTCGAAAGGAATATCTTGTCTATGATACAACACAAAAATGTTGTAAAAATTTACGGTTACAGCGAGGGTAAAGAAGAAAACTCTTTACTTATTGAGTTACTTGCATCGAACGTTCACGAGAAATTGGgag AAATATACACACAACCGTGGACGACATGTGTTCAAATGTTTAAAGAGATTGCCCAAGGAATAAAAGGCATTAATGATGCAGGATTTGTGATTGGCGACTTAAAGTTTCAAAACATGATGTTTAACATG AGGGACGAggtgaaaataattgatttaggAGGAGCCAACACGATTGGAGAGAAAATAACAATCCTCACAGAGGGTTACTGTCCTCCAGAGTTCAGAAATG GTGTGGCACATCACAACTCCGACGTCTATAGTTTGGGGGTACTAATTCTCCAAGTCATAATGAAGAAAACAGAAGAGGACATTGGAACGACACCAGTCAAAGCAACATTTGATAAAAATCAGCATATAACAAGGGATGCAAAGAACAAAGGAGGAAAAAGCAACGAAGGAGGAAAAAGCTTGGTCGATAAAGAATGGACTGCACAGGGTTGCAGTAAGACAAGTGCAAAAAAGATTTCAAGCCTAGCTATGAAATGTACTGAATTCAGTGAAAACCGCAGGGCAACCATAGATGAG ACAGATGCAAAAAAGATTTCAAGCCTAGCTATGAAATGTACTAAATTCTTTGGAAACAGCAGGCCAACCATAGATGag GCAGGCAGCAGGAAAGAAGGTATTGCATCTGAAAAATGA